The window ATCTTTGCCCGGAAATACATCAACTATCACACCCAAGGGCCAATGCAGTCTGGGCAAATTATCTTCCTTCACTAACACTAAATCGCCCTTTTTCAGGTCACAATTTGGAGTGAAACCCTTAACAACACAAGGTAAATTCCTGATATAATCATTGCTCCATACAGTCCAAAACTTATTTAAGATCTGCCTTCTTAAGATTTCTCTATCACTCAAATCCTTAGCTGAAATACAAGAAGGGTCAGTGTTCACCGGAGTTTGAAAACCTGTACTTCTCCcaataagaaaaagagagggagataAAGGGACAGGGGCATCAGGTTCATCACTAACAAAAGTGAAAGGCCTGGAATTTACACATGCCTCAACTTCATGTAAGGTCGTTTCTAATTCACacctggaaatataattaccaCCTAAAGTTTTTCGAACAGCAGACTTTACTGATCTTATTAAACGTTCCCGCCAACCTCCCCACCAAGGAGACCTTGGAACTATAAATCTCCAGTGGGGAGACAGGTGTCCATAAACCTTTTGCAATTCACTGACACATGCAACAAAGGTCTTAGCATTATCGGAATACAGCACTGATGGAAGGCCCCTACGAGCAATAAATCTGCGAATTGCAAGCATACAGTCAAAGACACTCATGGAGTCAGTAAGCTCTACATGTATGGCGCGGACTACAGCAcacgtgaaaaacaaaatatagaacTTTTTCGATGCAAAATCAGCACAAAATAGAGGACCAGCAAAGTCGAGACCAGTTACATCTAACACATTTCTTGATGACAGACTTTGCTAATACTCTAATTCCTATTATCCAAAAACTACTTCTTAAGGAAGACATAATAGAAGAAACACCTGcatgtttaagaaatatattttgaaagctGACAAGTAGTTTAGCGAAGTGACATTTGGGTATTATTACTGGGGGTTTACTTTCATAGGTTAAATCTGCATGCTCAAGCCTACCCTTAATTCTCAATAAACCTTGCTCATCTAGAAAAGGATCCAATTTACACAAACTTGACCCCTTTGGAATAggtttttttctcaataaagcaTTAACTTCCGAGGGATAGACCTCTCTCTGTACAcaataaataattttagttttggcCTTCTCTAATTCATCTGAAGTCAGTGGGCCTGAAGTTCCCAAACATTTAATTACATGCATTTTACAGTTATGTACAAATCTCAAAACCCAAGCCATTACATGCTGAGCTTTATTAAAGTGACTCCATCTATCAAATTCAAACAAAGATGTGTCTAAACTGAGAGCAACACAAGTCATATCGTCCTTACAATTAGCTTCTTCCATAGTAGAAAACAATTGTTTACCTTCATGACAAAAATACAAAGGTTCAGATAGCCAGGAGGGACCATTTACCCATAAACTGTTAGCCGAAAGCTGATCACCTAACATCCCCCTGGATATCAAATCAGAAGGGTTGTCAATTCCTGAACAATGATGCCAACAGCTAGGTGGAGTTATACTTTGGATTTCAGTAACTCTGTTAGCTACAAAGGGTTTCCATTTACAAGGGTCTCCTTGAATCCAAGCAAGTGCTATTTTAGAATCAGTCCAACATATGAGGGAGGTATCATTACCCAAACTTAGAGCATTCTTTACAAAAACACCGTACCCCTTTGTGGAAGCGTCTCCAAAGGCATGtaattcaattttacaaagacctGCCCATGAAGTATCAGGAAAATAGCACCTATTAACATTCCAAGATTTCAGAAATTTAGCACTCTCGACCCACTTCTGAAACTTAACCTGCAGTTCCAGAGGTAATAAATCATCCCAAAGAAGACCCAATCTCCAAATGTCCTGAAAGAGTATTTTACCATACATTACAAAGGGACTTATAAGACCCAGAGGATCAAATAATTTAGCAATAAGACTCAAAACTGATCGTTTGGTCAACTCCAGCTCTACCTTGGAGCTTAGTTCAATTccatgaaaggaaaatgtatcagaaTTGTTATACCAATGCAATCCTAACACACTAGTAGCTTCATCTTCTTTAACAAGATTAATTCTATCATTGAATTTAGAAGTCACTAATTTGCTATTAGAAACCCATTTGGTCAAAGGCATACCTGCCAGAGATAAAACCTTATGAGCCTCACTGAACTTGGCATAAGCTTCATTAAAGCTGTCAGCACCACTCAACcaattatctacatacatattttcctttaactcttgtattacctcagtctTCAGCTTAACATCCTTATCCAATTTACAGTGTAATTTATTTAGTCTCTTTAAAGCAAGTTGTTTATTATCTATTAGATCACTCTTAGCTGTTTCAGTTTTCCAAGGTAGGGCTATTTCATATCTACCTTCAACAAATTgaattttctcagaaaattcCTGCAATGTGAAATTTGACTCTAATTGATTATTGGACTCCTTAGGACTAATCCCTACAGATTCCAGATCCCAAAATTTACTTACATCATAATCAGACACCTTTGAAATACACAACATTTGAGATGACGTACAGGGATAAAAAGGATTAGCATGCCAGGCACCAGACAGTACCCAACCAAATACAGAGTTTTGAGCTACAATTCCATCAAATTGAATTACATCATCAGACTTTAAGAACTGCCAGTATGCATCCAAAcctatcaatatatcaatattcacATGTGAATTATTCTGATAATTATCAGCAAGTTGTACATGAGAAAAGGCATttaacatattatttggaataactGGTCTAATCAAGGCCTGACATATCTTAGGAATCTCAACAGCTGTCAACAAATGTGATAAATTATTACGATCAAGTAccttcaatttataaatgttacttAGGCTACTCTTACTTGACTTGTCACCTCCAAATACTGAATATTCAAGGGGCTGACTAGTAATCCACTCAGGTTTACAtttctttacaatattactactaACATAAGTACGGTCAGACCCACTGTCAAACAAAGCTCTTGCTTCAATAGGTATGCCATTAGATCCCACAACACGAATCTTTGCAGTTTGTAAAATAGTACAAGTTACATTTGTAGAAGCAACGTTATGAAGAGCAGCTCCAGTAAAATTAACAGAGGAACCTTGCTCATtacgtttatttacaatttcagacCTGTTCTCTACTGCAACCTTTATGGAGTCATTATCCTTATTTGAATCCAACTTAATACCACACATTATGAGGTTAtgttttccattacattttttacACTTGGAAAAACACCCTTTAGCTAAATGACCCTTTTTTAAACACTTAAAGCACAATccagcagattttattttttcagcacGCTGTGGCCCATTCAATTTCAAGGTTTCAtaacaattttctgttttatgttttttagcaCAAATTCCACAGATAGGATATTCAACCTCTGATAAGGTATGCAGAGCAGATGCAGAGGTTACCTTCTCCCTTGAGCCCTTAGAGtgccagtttcttttttcttcagataCACTAGGATTTTCTGGTTTCCTAGAAGCAACCTTTAAATGTCTCAGACCTTTCAatagtttcaatttcttcttgtaaGAATTTCAGAAGCCATTCCAAATCACTTTCATGACCAGCGCCTTTCCTAGCCCACTCCATTCGTATTTCACTCGGAAGACGAGAAAGAATAATTGGCGTCAGGAAAACTTCACACTGCTTACCAGATACACCTAAAGCCTCTAAACTTCTGATATGCGTCAACAACTCATCCTGTAGATTCCACAGCAGGTAAACATACTTAGGACCTCCTGCCTTAACAGGAACCTTGCCATTTAAAAGTGCTTGAACATGGGCAAATATTATCCTTAAGTAGATCACATGCAATCATATAATTTACACTTGTGTGAGATAGACCTGAGATAACTGATTTGGCTTCTCCTTCCAGCAATGACGCTAAATAACTAAACTTACTTATTACTGGTATATCTGAATTGTCTACATGGCAACTGAACTGGTCCCAAAAGGACTGCCATTCTGTCACTTCTCCTTTAAATTTTGGCAGTTCTAGCTTAGGCAGCTTCACTTGTGCACCTGAAGATCCATTAGTAGTACTACTATCATCATCACCTTTTTTGTCTAACTCTAGGAGTTTCTCGGCAGCCTTAATCCTAGGTATAAGAGACGTCGTTCTAAACTCAAAGGCCTTGTCCAAGTCATCATCAATCAAGTCACTTTCTAACTCAACTTCTATTTCTGACTGTACTTCATCTAACTTGGACaaacgaatatcaaaattttcaaTAACAGCCTTCAATTCAACTGCACTAAGGACAGGCCTTCCTAATAAACTTATGAGTTCCTTTCCTAGCCTAGAAACCCATCCTCTggctgcctttctcttctttaagAAATTCTCCATCTTGAACTATTTATTAGCATATAATTACTCACAAACGGGTTCTTGATAtcctttcccgggtctgggcaccaaatattcttaatatatgtCTAACAACTTCCAAGAAGGGTTGAGAAAGGAAAGCCGGGTGGTGACGCCGCTGTTTCTAAGtgtattctgtttaaattcttacaacaaacgatgtcaacaagtcatcggaaaatcttacaggatcacaaaacagtaacaatcacttattctcaaatttctttcccaaacaattacaaaggcaaatcactcaaaccaaagcaatacaatacaattaataataatgcagtatttcaataaacttagattatttaataaaattcgtaactcaaatgacattaaagaaaacgttgaaacagcaaattaaatggcatactcaactaaataaacaagtaaagcctttcacaaagttaattccaacattagtcaaccaggaaaagtcaaaccatgtacccagtcaaaggattctctacatgggcatggtcattgatatgacagtggcaaaagttttcccgtcaaatcagagattggagaagttgcaggtGGTGGTGCACAACTTCCTGTCAGAATCACcatcagctcatcagtggcaggttcttatgggagtgttgtcttccctggagaagctggtccctcatgggcgtcttcatcttcggtctctgcaaaggagactgggagaattctggtctctggcgggggactcacccctgttaatggttcctctgtctctggaagtgatagaagaccttcgttggtggttggatgaccagaatcttttgaagggtgtccctctgcgttcacTTCCACCGGACTTCCCTCTATTCTCAGATgcctccctcacaggttggggagctcatttaggcggcctcattgcttcaggcatttggagtttggaggacaagcagcaacatatcaacatcttggagttgaagggcagccttcctgggtctgaaggagtttcaggagaaggtagagggtcatcctgtcgttctcatgtcagacaacacaGTGGTatcctatgtgaacaaacagggaggcctggtttctcgtcaacttcacgccttgactgttgag is drawn from Macrobrachium nipponense isolate FS-2020 chromosome 47, ASM1510439v2, whole genome shotgun sequence and contains these coding sequences:
- the LOC135204417 gene encoding uncharacterized protein LOC135204417 yields the protein MSVFDCMLAIRRFIARRGLPSVLYSDNAKTFVACVSELQKVYGHLSPHWRFIVPRSPWWGGWRERLIRSVKSAVRKTLGGNYISRCELETTLHEVEACVNSRPFTFVSDEPDAPVPLSPSLFLIGRSTGFQTPVNTDPSCISAKDLSDREILRRQILNKFWTVWSNDYIRNLPCVVKGFTPNCDLKKGDLVLVKEDNLPRLHWPLGVIVDVFPGKDGLIRSVNVKTSKGVITRPIQRLHYLEISSFDSEAITETINESVPESPLEKSKPVFPLEYSVENHTQSGRITKVPKKLDL